The sequence GACGCACGCTGGATCAACGCTTCCAGCATGCCTTTGGGATAAAATCCGGAGTCGTCAAAGACTTTTTCCCCCGAAGCATCGTAGAGCACCAGCTTGGGGATGTAGGTGGCCTGAAACGCGTCGGCCACGGACGGCTCCACCAGCAGCACGGTGGCAGCTGGTTCATATTCCTTGAAAAATCCGCGCACAACGGCCCGGTTGCCGTCCAGATTGAGCAGCAAGACCTCCAGGTCGTCCGGGGCATACTGGTCGGCCAGTTCTTCAAGCACGGGCAGTTCCTGCACGCAGGCAGGGCAGTTCACGGACCAGAGGCAAACCAGCACAGGCCGCCCTTTGGCCGCGGCAATGCGTTCCCGCACCTGGTCCGTGTCCAGGGTGCTCAGCGCATCGGTCCAGTGGGCCTCGGCGGCTTGGGTTTGGGCGTCGGGCGTGGCGCTAGCCGAGGAAGCGGGTTCGGAGGAACAGCCCGAAGCCAGGGCCAGGGCAAGAATCGCGGCGGCCAGCAAAGAGCGGAAAACAGGCGTCGTGTTCATGGTAACCTCATACTATAATGTAGCCGGGTTGTATCAGAATCCCCGGACATGGAAAAGCGCAGACTACGAAGCCGCGCCGCCGGAGGCAAGCCCGATTCGTCCTGTGTCGCAAACGGTGTTTTTCCGTCATCGGCGATGCGGGCATACACCGGAACCGCATTCGCCTCAAGCGTCGCGGGGACCGGTGGATTGATTGGCGGGGAAGGGCAGTCGGAAAAGTGTTATAAATCAGTTTGTTGCATTTGGTTGTCCACGTTTCCAACTAACGTGCCGTCATTTGGTGTTTTTTTTCGGAATATTTTTCCAACCCCCTTGTCAACACCCTAAGATTACTTTAATTGTCTTGCAGTACGCTTAGTTTGAGTTGAAAATAACGCCTATTCCATCACTTTCCTTGGGAATACCGCTTGATCTAAACCGGTTCGTAGGCTATCTTCCTCATAACTGGCGTCTTTTTCCCCGGCATTGTGTCGGGAGGGGCTGGCGGGACAACATCCCGCCATGGGAAACATCAGACATTCGGAAGTGACATGAGTGCGGACTGTATTTTTTGCAAGATCGTTGCGGGAGAGATCCCCAGCGCCACAATCCACGAAAGTGAACACACCATCGCGTTCCTGGACATCGCCCCTGTAATCCCCGGTCATGCCCTGGTTATCCCCCGGAAGCATTATGCGAACCTCTTTGAGCTGCCGGACGACCTGGGCAATGCCCTGCTCTCAGACGTCAAGCGC is a genomic window of Paucidesulfovibrio gracilis DSM 16080 containing:
- a CDS encoding TlpA family protein disulfide reductase, which produces MNTTPVFRSLLAAAILALALASGCSSEPASSASATPDAQTQAAEAHWTDALSTLDTDQVRERIAAAKGRPVLVCLWSVNCPACVQELPVLEELADQYAPDDLEVLLLNLDGNRAVVRGFFKEYEPAATVLLVEPSVADAFQATYIPKLVLYDASGEKVFDDSGFYPKGMLEALIQRASGE